A part of Doryrhamphus excisus isolate RoL2022-K1 chromosome 8, RoL_Dexc_1.0, whole genome shotgun sequence genomic DNA contains:
- the dharma gene encoding dharma, with protein sequence MEQNRLSDFSIERILSLELGHKPTGPGFAPDPHDVPHTGFGVESANMRPAAPVPIPACLQYFGETFYPYRVGLQHTEACNFYQNSSMFVSFSPDSADVKALSGYHGYRPAGPPGQLLRQKTRMRTVFTDYQTKHLESLFSITDYPPLEARAQVARSAGLSEETVRVWFKNRRARRKRQCSGSKVKAHSPPPSAGTEKLLRTFL encoded by the exons ATGGAGCAGAACAGACTGTCGGACTTCAGCATCGAGCGCATCCTCTCCCTGGAGCTCGGACACAAGCCGACCGGACCCGGCTTCGCCCCGGACCCCCATGATGTGCCGCATACAGGATTCGGCGTGGAATCTGCGAACATGAGACCAGCAGCTCCGGTTCCAATACCGGCCTGCTTACAGTACTTCGGAGAAACGTTCTACCCTTATCGTGTCGGCCTCCAGCACACAGAAGCTTGCAACTTCTACCAGAACTCCTCCATGTTCGTTTCCTTCAGCCCGGACTCTGCAG ATGTGAAGGCGTTGTCTGGTTACCATGGCTACCGCCCGGCAGGACCTCCAGGTCAGCTGCTGCGCCAGAAGACGCGGATGAGGACAGTCTTCACAGACTATCAGACCAAACATCTGGAGTCCCTGTTCTCCATCACCGACTACCCTCCACTGGAGGCGCGTGCACAGGTGGCCAGGAGCGCGGGCCTAAGCGAGGAGACCGTCAGG GTTTGGTTCAAGAACCGCAGGGCCAGGAGGAAGCGTCAGTGTAGCGGTTCAAAGGTCAAAGCACATTCCCCGCCTCCCAGCGCAGGAACCGAGAAGCTCCTCAGAACCTTCCTCTGA